The Nerophis lumbriciformis linkage group LG07, RoL_Nlum_v2.1, whole genome shotgun sequence genome window below encodes:
- the LOC133609741 gene encoding uncharacterized protein isoform X2, with translation MTKRKPAKRWRRTGKEVDSNKRSRKDCTIATNVNVETDEQCLSSSRGTEGAQNTALHMEHIQPPGVHAGCTTLEHQASPYQPAHENISTFDSIKDNGKPFSRSALIDPPDGLTTELHVDAEYDPSQSFEESLPDMGDWMYNDGHMFNEGFEDSLSEECAEESNIKDTTDKPLYDNASVTVAECLLIIMAYENCHKVTDKAL, from the exons ATGACAAAACGAAAACCTGCAAAACGATGGAGAAGAACCGGTAAAGAAGTCGACTCAAATAAACGATCAAGAAAGGACTGTACAATTG CCACCAATGTGAATGTGGAGACTGATGAGCAATGTCTAA GTAgcagcaggggaacagaaggagcCCAAAACACTGCTCTTCATATGGAACACATCCAACCTCCAGGTGTCCATGCAGGATGTACCACTCTGGAACACCAAGCCTCTCCCTACCAGCCAG CACATGAAAATATTTCTACTTTTGACTCTATCAAAGACAATGGAAAACCATTTTCCAGATCAGCCCTCATAGATCCTCCTGATGGCCTAACAACTGAACTACATGTCGATGCTGAGTATGATCCATCTCAATCATTTGAGGAATCTCTCCCTGATATGGGGGATTGGATGTACAATGACGGACATATGTTTAATGAAGGATTTGAAGATAGTTTGAGTGAGGAGTGTGCAGAAGAGTCAAatatcaaggacacaacagacaaacCATTATATGACAATGCATCAGTAACCGTGGCAGAGTGCCTTCTGATCATCATGGCTTATGAAAACTGTCATAAAGTCACTGATAAGGCCCTATAA
- the LOC133609741 gene encoding uncharacterized protein isoform X1 — MTKRKPAKRWRRTGKEVDSNKRSRKDCTIATNVNVETDEQCLKGSSRGTEGAQNTALHMEHIQPPGVHAGCTTLEHQASPYQPAHENISTFDSIKDNGKPFSRSALIDPPDGLTTELHVDAEYDPSQSFEESLPDMGDWMYNDGHMFNEGFEDSLSEECAEESNIKDTTDKPLYDNASVTVAECLLIIMAYENCHKVTDKAL, encoded by the exons ATGACAAAACGAAAACCTGCAAAACGATGGAGAAGAACCGGTAAAGAAGTCGACTCAAATAAACGATCAAGAAAGGACTGTACAATTG CCACCAATGTGAATGTGGAGACTGATGAGCAATGTCTAA AAGGTAgcagcaggggaacagaaggagcCCAAAACACTGCTCTTCATATGGAACACATCCAACCTCCAGGTGTCCATGCAGGATGTACCACTCTGGAACACCAAGCCTCTCCCTACCAGCCAG CACATGAAAATATTTCTACTTTTGACTCTATCAAAGACAATGGAAAACCATTTTCCAGATCAGCCCTCATAGATCCTCCTGATGGCCTAACAACTGAACTACATGTCGATGCTGAGTATGATCCATCTCAATCATTTGAGGAATCTCTCCCTGATATGGGGGATTGGATGTACAATGACGGACATATGTTTAATGAAGGATTTGAAGATAGTTTGAGTGAGGAGTGTGCAGAAGAGTCAAatatcaaggacacaacagacaaacCATTATATGACAATGCATCAGTAACCGTGGCAGAGTGCCTTCTGATCATCATGGCTTATGAAAACTGTCATAAAGTCACTGATAAGGCCCTATAA